From a single Brassica napus cultivar Da-Ae chromosome C9, Da-Ae, whole genome shotgun sequence genomic region:
- the LOC106376597 gene encoding deoxymugineic acid synthase 1-D, with the protein MSAMTVPNLAVGSDHHLMPVIGFGTAASPPPEPLLLKQAVIDAIKLGYRHFDTSPRYLTEEPLGEALAEAVSLGLIGSRSELFVTSKLWCADAHGGLVVPAIQRSLKNLKLDYLDLYLIHWPVSSKPGKYKFPIEEDDFLPMDYEAVWSEMEECKRLGLAKCIGVSNFSCKKLQHILSIATILPSVNQVEMSPVWQQRKLKELCKSKGIVLTAYSVLGSRGAFWGTPKIMESDVLKEIADAKGKTVAQVSMRWAYEEGVSMVVKSFTKERLEENLKIFDWSLTEEEMQRISTEIAQCRIVGGEVYISKKGPIKSLDEMWDGEI; encoded by the exons ATGTCTGCGATGACAGTCCCCAACCTCGCTGTCGGATCTGATCACCACCTGATGCCTGTTATCGGTTTCGGAACCGCCGCATCTCCCCCGCCGGAACCATTGCTGCTGAAGCAGGCGGTCATTGACGCCATCAAGCTCGGTTATCGCCACTTCGACACGTCTCCAAGGTATCTGACGGAGGAGCCTCTCGGCGAAGCTCTAGCTGAGGCGGTTTCTCTCGGTTTGATCGGATCTCGATCCGAACTCTTCGTCACTTCCAAGCTATGGTGCGCCGATGCTCACGGCGGCCTCGTTGTGCCGGCGATACAACGTAGCCTCAA AAACCTTAAGCTGGACTATCTTGATCTTTACCTGATTCATTGGCCGGTTAGTTCGAAACCGGGGAAGTACAAGTTCCCCATTGAAGAAGATGACTTTCTGCCAATGGATTATGAAGCAGTCTGGTCTGAGATGGAGGAATGCAAGAGACTTGGACTTGCAAAGTGTATAGGAGTGAGCAACTTCTCCTGCAAGAAGCTTCAACACATCCTTTCTATCGCCACAATCCTGCCTAGCGTCAATCAA GTGGAGATGAGTCCAGTATGGCAACAGAGGAAACTAAAGGAGCTTTGCAAGTCGAAGGGCATTGTTTTGACAGCTTACTCAGTGTTGGGATCAAGAGGAGCCTTTTGGGGAACTCCTAAAATCATGGAGTCTGATGTTCTTAAAGAAATTGCTGACGCCAAGGGCAAAACTGTTGCACAG GTGAGTATGAGATGGGCGTACGAGGAAGGAGTGAGCATGGTGGTTAAGAGCTTTACGAAAGAGAGATTAGAGGAGAATCTCAAGATATTCGATTGGTCTTTAACTGAGGAAGAGATGCAAAGAATCTCCACAGAGATTGCTCAGTGCAGAATCGTCGGCGGTGAGGTTTATATCTCCAAGAAAGGCCCCATTAAATCTCTAGACGAAATGTGGGATGGTGAGATCTAG